In Myotis daubentonii chromosome 16, mMyoDau2.1, whole genome shotgun sequence, one DNA window encodes the following:
- the LOC132219325 gene encoding keratin-associated protein 4-3 — protein MCCSPRCQPSCCRPTCCGSSCCQPCCRPCCGSSCCQPCCRPCCVSSCCQPCCRPCCVSSCCQPCCRPTCCQPTCCGSSCCQPCCRPTCCQTTCWRTTCCRPSCCCRPCCVSSCRRPCCVSSCCQPSCC, from the coding sequence ATGTGCTGCTCCCCTCGCTGCCAGCCCAGCTGCTGCAGGCCCACCTGCTGCgggtccagctgctgccagccttgctgccgcCCATGCTGTGgatccagctgctgccagccttgctgccgcccctgctgtgtgtccagctgctgccagccttgctgccgcccctgctgtgtgtccagctgctgccagccttgctgtcGCCCAACCTGCTGCCAGCCCACCTGCTGCgggtccagctgctgccagccttgctgccgcCCAACCTGCTGTCAAACCACCTGCTGGAGAACCACTTGCTGCcggcccagctgctgctgccgcccTTGCTGTGTGTCCAGCTGCCGCCGCCCTTGCTGTGTGTCCAGTTGCTGCCAGCCCTCATGTTGCTGA